atatatatatagtcattaaataataataataataacaataataataatatttaataaaattattagagattattctacaaaaaatttaaaattaaaatcatttgatatttttgtatttaatataaactgaagatgtcctattttaaaaatcatgtttatattaaaagaaaatattttaatttagattttaaagTATCATTATTCACTTTACTTGTTTCTAACAAAAAAgagtgtattattattattattattattattattattattattattattattattattattattattattattattattattattattattattattattattattattattattattattatttgtatttttaactccgcctatgttacacttgcggtacatagccggtcccaagcccggataaaggaggagggttgtgttaggtcttcggcaaccaacgtaaaaatatagccgaaccccccatgacatgaatcaaagacattattgcgctaaagctaggtcgttacccggaagtaacgcgccgtatggctcgagtacggtgtcaaagcaagagccgctgcatcggtgcccggatgtagtgttaaatgagcaagggttctcgcgttttcgtgaacggacgagggtaaataagctagttcacaaaggaaaaggtaaaggtcgaagcgacaaaaggttgagatttgggacatggaacataggcactctaacaggaaagtccatggaggtggtggataccatgacaaggaggaagattaacattatgtgcctacaagaaacgaaatgggttggtgcaaaggctagggagttggattcttctggtttcaaactttggtatacaggaaaggtgaagaataggaatggagttggaataattgtggataagcagtggaagaaggacgtagttgatgtcaagagggtgggagatcggatcatctctatcaaacttgtggtggagggaggtgcttttcatgtgattagcgcctatgcaccgcaagtgggttcggacgaacaacacaagataaggttttgggaggatctagagagtttagttcaaggcatatctttgggagataagattttcttaggaggagatttaaatggccatgttgggagagaagtaactggatatgggagtattcacggaggccatggtttcggggtgatcaatgccgagggtaaaactattttggacttttcctcaacttttgatcttctcatcgcaaatacatgttttaaaaagagagacgaacatcttataacctataagagtggcatgacaagctctcaaatcgacttcttcttgttgaggagagtcgaccggaaattttgcattaactgtaaaattatcccgggagagagtttgacaacacaacatagggtgctcgtcatggattttcgcgttgagcaaaagttgaggaaaagacatcatacgaagaacccaaggacgaggtggtggcggatgaaaggtgaggaacaaagaagcttcctaagacgggtaggagaagaggcaaggtgggatgggaatggaagcgcggaagagatgtggagggagatggcagaagttattagaagaacagcaaaagaaagttttggtgaatctaaaggaataggaccaagagacaaggagtcctggtggtggaatgcgagtatacaagaaaagataaagataaaaagagaatgctttaaagagtggtctttatgccgcaatgcagataactgggaaaaatataaggcgtctaagaaagagacaaaagtggctgtaagtgaagcaagaacaagagcatatgagggtctctaccagtctttggacacgaaagaaggagaaaaaggtatatatagaattgcaaagagccgggaaagaagaacgagagatttggatcaggttaagtgcataaaggataaggatggagaggtgttggctcaagaggagaagattaatgaaaggtggaagagctacttctacgagttatttaatgagggacagaagactcttccgagccttggtcgattatgcacaagggaagaagatcaaaactttgactactatcgaaggattcgagacttcgaggtaaaagaggctctaaagcagatgaaaaatggcagggcagtaggacctgataatatcccgattgaggtttggaagtgtcttggaggaaaaggcatcaactggttaaccaagctttttaatgagattttaaggtcaaagaagatgcctgatgagtggagaaagagcaccttggtacctatctacaagaataagggggatatacaaagttgcggaaattatagagggattaagcttatgagtcatactatgaagttatgggaaagagtgatagaacagaggttgagaaaagagacacaagtaacagagaatcaatttggatttatgccaggcagatctaccactgaagcgatatacctattaagaaggatgatggagaggtatcgtagtaataaaagggatctacacatggtgtttattgatttggaaaaagcgtatgatagggtaccaagggaggtcttatggaaggttttagaaaagaggagagtaaggatcgcatatattcgggcaattaaagacatgtatgatggggccacaactagtgtgaagactcaaggtggtgtgacagaggaattccctattggtataggattacaccagggatcatccttaagtccataccttttcacattagtcttggaagtactcacagagcacatccaagagcctgtgccatggtgcatgctttttgccgatgatatcgtccttatgggagagtcaagggaagacctaaataagaagttggagttatggagagaagctctagaagtgtatggtctgtgcataagccgtagcaagacggaatatatggaatgtaagttcagtctgagaagggaaaactccaatatagaggtgaaaattggagagaacaccttacgaaaagttaaaagttttaagtatcttgggtgcatcatacaggataatggagagattgaacatgatgtaaatcataggatccaagcaggttggtcaaaatggcagagtgcatctggttttatatgcgacaaaaaagtgcctttaaaacttaaaggtaaattctatcgcaccgctataagaccggctatgctgtatggtacggagtgttgggcggctaaaggagagcacgaacataagctgagtgtggcagagatgaagatgttgagatggatgagtggtcacacgcgattggataaaataaggaatgaagatataagggagagagttggagtagcacccattgtggaaaagatggttgaatcgcgtctcaggtggtttggacatgtgagaagaagaccgatagaacatccagtcaggagggtggatgagatggaagatggacaaagggcgaaaggcagaggaagacctaagaagaccatccatgaggtggtcaaacgagatctacatgtaaacggtctctctgtagacatgatacatgacagagcacaatggcgtcgtttgattcatgtagccgaccccacttagtgggataaggctttgttgttgttgttgtttgtattattatttgtattttttggacaaaaataatgataaatttattcattaaatttttaatatatatatatatattcactaaataataataatattaacattaaTATTAATATACTCTTTTTTGTTAGAAATAAGTAAGGTGAATAATAAGGATTtgatatctaaattaaaatacttttttatacaaatatgatttttaaaataggacatcttttaattatattaaatacaaaaatatcaaatagttttaactttaaatttcttgtagaataatctctaataattttattaaatattattattattattatttagtgactatatatattataaatacatacataaaaatttaatgaataaatttattattacttttatccaaaaatacaaaaaattatggtacaatattattatgcaattaataataataataataataattttattttatttttttggacggATAACTGTTATATCTAACGAAAAAACATTGAGAattgatttatatattaatttttttgggactaaaatattcgattttaaaatctttggagACTGACATGGATAATTATTCTGTCGAAAAATGAACTATAGTCTGATTTGTCTGTGGGAATAAAACCTTAAAGATTgatttatgtattaatttttcttagtgactaaaatgtccgcttttaaaatcttttgggactgatttgaataattactcatttttaaatttattacgcAATTTATTCTTATTGCCAACATACAACAAGATGACCGCACACAAGTAGATAGTGATAGCATTATTTCCCATAACATGGTAGCACCCAAGCTTTTAACTTAGATGGTTATTATAGAATTGTACTTAAATTAAAGCAGGGCCAGGGTGTCTTTAGGTAGTGTTTGGATCGGATTGTATCAAATACAAAAAGAAAGACATCTATTTAAAAGACATTCTCTCAGTCTCTGTTCCGTTGTCTCCATATTTGCATTCCAGAACACAAGCCAAACAGAGCCTAAGGATGCACAACGGCTCTCATCGTCTTCTTGGAAACACCAGCGTTATCGGAATCCAGGgggaagaaaaaggggtaaagcTCATATCTAACATAACAAGAACTATATAGCACTCTACAGCCTTTACGATTGTCGCAAAACGTGGGAAAGTTGCTCACCGAAATAGCCAAACACTGGGCACAGGATATCTCAGACAAGTCCCTTGTGCATTGCACCAACGCATAAAGCGTTACAAATGGGGACAGTTTGGTCTTTCCCTTCCCCAGCCCTTCCTGTTTTGGCACAACAGCCTGTGCTCTAATATCATCCATCAGGGATCCAAGTTTGCTGTTGAAAGTTTTGGGATCTGTTACGTTCTCCACGTTGTAATAGAATATGCCAAATGAAGTGTCCACTTCGCCGGCGAAAGTCTTGTTGTTGTACCTCAGGAAGCAGAAGTCGTACCAGATTCTTGCGTCGGCTTGGTTCGGACACCGTTGCCGGATTTGTTTGGCTGCATCTTCAATGCAAATGGAACAGTCTTGGGTGCTAACATCTCCCCTGCATTGAGCCAGGCCATAAACTTGGTCTTTCTCTTTACCTATGTTCACAAACATAAACACAAATACGAATCATCTATATTACGTCTATACCAAATCAACTATGCTAgttatatactaaaatataactGATCATACATATTAGAATacaaaatacacaataaaaaacaatatatatattatagtagTTGATTTAGTAACAAATTTTTAATGTGCACGCAATATTATTAAAGAAAAATGGTAGGAAACTATaagaatttattgttttattaaagctttatgaaaaaattagtataatataaataaaaaatagaatttattattttcatttttttacaaaatattaaaaatggaaaatataaattaaaaacaaacagAACTTTGCTTACTTACTAGGGAGCAGTATATAGCTGACGATGCATATGCATATGTTATTGTGCATGAGTAAAAATAATGAAGCAGTTGGGTTTCACAAGTATTTACCAAATGTGGTAGCAAGAAAACCAGTGGAGGGAGTCTTGAGGACAAATTCGGATAATAAGTTGTTGATATTAGATGATACTTTCCCTCCAATGCTTATGTTAGTCTCTTTATTGCAGAATTCCCCTAAGGGATCTTGAGATTCTGCATCTGAAAAAGTAATGCACAGGAATAGTAAGAAAATGGTTTTGCATAATAGGAGATACATGATTTATTTTTCTCCGGTCTTCTGGGTTTTCATGGACTTCCTATTATGAAGGAGAAAATTATAATGGGAAATGGTTGAATATGTGGAATCCATTTAGCAGGCAATTTTGACTTGTAATTTGTAAACTTGCCCCAATCATGAGTACAGGAGGCGTGGTCGTTTCATTGACTTTTTGTTGTCCaattaaaatatacataattttttctttaatttctagttTTTTGGATATCATGCTGTTATTAACAAGACATTCATTTTAGTTATCAAGTATTAatccaaaaactaaaaaaaaaaaaaaacagccgtcaagtatatatatatatatatatatatatatatatatatatatatatatatatatatatatatatatatatatatatataacaaatccTCTATAAActcttttcttataaaaaaattgattaataataGATTCTCGTATGTTTATTTTAGGGTAGTTacaatagttaaaaaaatatttctaaaattaaaataatattttttaattatttaacaatattttttaacaaaaaatattgttaaaaaatattatttaaataaaaaatatataaatttaattttatataataactatcataaataatataagcATACTATAATTAGAATACACGTCTTTTAATATATCTCTATTTTAGTATCATAGTTTCTAAGTGTGATCTAAAGTTGTATCTTCAAAAAACAGTGTGATTAGATAAAATTTCACTACTGGAAAATAAACTCCTTATTTTTGTCCTTTACCACGAGAATTATATAGGCCCCTTCGAAATAAGCCTTAAACACATTCTAGATCTTATAATAACCGATCCATCCCCTCAGTGTAAAATTAATATGTTTTtaagaattataatttttaaatattataaaacttgtttgtttaatattaaaaaaggaaagattatttttaatatcttaaaaattcaaatgaattacatatatactaaaaattaactatcaaatcaatcactaatataaaatatatattaaaatacaaaatatacattaaaaataaattgatatatatttatatataaatatatgatggttaatttaataattaatttttaatgtgcatAAAAGAACATCTATGAACATATTTGATGATTTATAATGCATAATTGTAGAAGTATGATGTAAAATTTCCAAAATactctattattatatattgattagTGCATTAGACACAGCATTATTCTTACAacttaattttaattcttttattctGGAGAATATTAAATActcactatttttttaaaaaattaatatttacgaAAATATAATTTGTTTTGTGAATAAGTTTATTCTAAAAGTCCaattttaaatgtaaaagtatattcaTATACTATTTCTAGGAAGAAAACTGAAATGACTTTAAACAAACATTACCTAGAAGCTTAATATATCCATAACTCAACTCACtctctttaaataaaaatattagatgtTCATATATTTGTTATTAGTATTGCCTTTAAATTTAAACAAACACtatttaattctttattttttttttttttgctaaaaatATAATGCCCTAAAGTTTTTTGGTGGCCAAGTTTAgtgtgtataaaatatttttaaattcatagtCATTGTTTAATGATGAGTGCCCAGccacaaaaatatttaaatgacCAGAACGCTACATGAAGAACAAATAGAACGTTTTCCTTTAAGGGAGAAAATAATCATGAATTACCTAATTTAAACTTAGTACCAATCCACTATACTACAAATAATTCATAATCTAATGACTACCTCCGTTTACTTCAAATAAATAATACCAATCAACGGAATTTGTAGTTCGCGTGCTTTATATTGTGGATTTGCTCCATGTTTCTCGTTTGGCGCAAGTAGTGGAGCTTGTGTTTTTGTCTATGATACAGGAACACTGATACAGATATCGGTATGGATACAAAATACGATATAATATAAGATATATCGAtacgcaaattttaaaattttataaaatacgggatacgtatacatataaaatataaaatttttttaaataaattgtaatgatattttgatattttattgatattaaaatataaattaacttttttaattatttttaatatcttattttaattatatcaagtatttaaaatattttttattttaataaataataatatataatatatctaaatttatttcaaaaatatatgttaaggataagacacgtgatgatatttagaTGTGtccaaatatttttgaaaaatttttttattttttattaagatacaatTAAATACAGCAAACATGCGTATCGAATGAATGTTGATGAGCGTCGTGTCCAAAATATATCCAATACACAGACACGACAATTCAACAAAATATCCATGCTTCATAGAATTTTATTACTGGAAAAAGATTTCATCATCTCAAGAATAATTTGGGACCATAAATAATTTAGAGAGGTTGGCGTAAGATCAGATTGCATTGATGTATGTGGtgaatagtagaatagaaaaGAAGCAATATGCACGGATGACAAAGAGAGCATATGACTAGGACCAACGAAAAAATAGTACCCAATAATCATTTTGAGTTTTGCTATTTTAATAACTTTAAATATATTTACCATCATGATTCTAAAAATCAGATCGAACCTGTGGATTGACCATAAATTAAGAATTTTTATGGTTCaatttttcacataaaaatactaatttaaaaaccGAACATGAGCCATTGAATCGGTTGAAAATTAACCAATTTACACGAAACAATGTCTTTcgcttaaaaaaaataatgatgcgTGTGCCTACCTTATGCTTCCATAACTTTTCCAAATTCCTTCCGTCCTTCCTTCAGAGTTCAAAAAGCTCAGCTTAACCGAAGCAAAAGTGAAAACTCTCTACCATCGAATAGAGTGAGCCATTGTCATCGGCCGTTGCAGTATGGGGTTTCTCTCTTCGTCCTATGGGTATTCTCCAAGTCCaacctgtaacaccctactacacatagccttatgcttaagtcataaaatagaggtggcgaggtattacaatctctaaaaataaaatttagtatatatagtagtgtgaaaaatgtttataactaggagcctttgaaaaaaaagggataaaacaaaatcattaaattgaaaagcgcaacactccgatcgataactgGTTTAcagaattgtgattcacacttttcacaactccgatacaactaaccagcaagtgcactagatcatccaaataataccttacgtgagtaagggttaatcccacggagattgccggcttgaagcaaactatggttatcttgtaactcttaggtaggagattagtgataaaaatgattttgtttatgaaaagtaaataacataaaatgaatgatacttgtggTTTAGTAATGAGGAACatgttgaggttccggagatgctctgtcgtctgaacctctactttcttactgtcttcttctccaaacacgcatgactCCTTCTAtagcaagctatatgttggtggatcaccgttgtcaatagctaccatccgtcctctcagtgaaaatgatccaggTACGGTtttcgcacggctaatcatctgtcggttcttacttGTGCCGGAATAGGATCTTTCTATCCTTTtgtacactgtcactgcacccaacattcgtgagtttgaagctcatcacagtcatcccatcccagatcctactcggaataccacagataaggtttagactttccggatctcaggaatgctgccaattggttctagcctctaccacgaaggttctgatctcacgagTTTAAATACTCatttgtcaggagatgcaagtcaaactcgtggattagaaacccaagagatacgcactcaagctgtcgcccaatgactacgttgagctcagatagaatggaagtggttgtcaggcacgcgtttataaatttgagaatgataatgagtgtcacggatcattacattcttcacattgaagtacgagtgagtatcttagaacagaagcaagcgtgattgaatagaaaacaatagtaattgcattaatccattgaaacacagcagagcttctcacccccacctatggagtTTAGAGAATCAtgttgtagaagatacaataagagatgtaaaatgtcataagttccAAAATGAATATCTAAacgtagtttttatactaaattagtaacctatgtttacagaaaatgagtaactaagtgcaaatagtgcagaaatccacttccggggtccacttggtgagtatttgggctaagctttgaagctttcacgtgcataggccattcttggagttaaatgcaagcttgggtgccagtttgggcgtttaactccggttttggtgccagttctggcgttttacgccagaaaaagggtctttggctagcgtttaacgccagtgtGGGCCATCATATCTCAGaataagtatggactattatacatttctggaaagcccaagatgtctactttccaacgcaattgagagcgcgccaattgggcctctgtagctctagaaaatatacttcgagtgcaggagggtcagaatccaacagcatctgcaatcctttctcagcctctgaatcagatttttgctcaggtccctcaatttcagccagaaaatacctgaaattatagaaaaacaaaaaaactcatagtaaagtccagaaatgtgatttttgcataaaaattaataaaaatataataaaaagtgaataaaacatgctaaaaactatatgaaaacactaccaaaaagcgtataaaatatctgctcatcataataccaaatttaaactgtttcttgtccccaagcaactagaaaaataaaataggataaaaaaaagattatGGTGCAATAAAATCTCAGAGTCTTTaatgaagctcaaattcaaattagatgagcggggcttatagctttttgcttctgaataattttggcatctcactttatcctttgaaactcagaatgattggcttctttcagAACTCAGCATGCAGATGAGGTTATTGATTTTTCTAGTTTAACTttgattgattcttgaacacagcttctttgagtcttggctgtgaccctaagcattttgttttccaatattaccaccggatacataaatgccatagacacatacttgggtgaaccttttcagattgtgactcagctttgctagagtccccagttagaggtgcccaaagttcttaagcacactcttttgctttggatcacgactttaacgaCTCagttcaagcttttcacttggaccttcatgacacaagcacatggtcagggacatcttgatttagctgcttaggccaggattttatttcttttggccctcctatccattgatgctcaaagccttggatccatttCACTCTTGCTTTTTTGTTTAAAGGGTTActagttttttttctttgaatactgttttttcttgcttcaagaatcaattttatgatatttcagattatcaataacatcttTCTGTTtacctcattctttcaagagccaaacatTACTTAAATTTCAGTATATAAagaaaatatgcactatttatgcATTCATTCATAGAGCTAAAGtgatgccaccacatataaataatttggatttttcttatTATATACTCGAAATGTTTGCATCATTgctcttctaaaaaaaatctactattttagtCATGTTTAGTGATGATAAGAAGAATAAATTAtagccaaaataaaaataaagtactaCTCATgcaattcaaattttattaaattaacagaaaattaaaatggaaatttaAATGCTACTAATACttgtggaataataataataaaaataaacgactctaatactaatgctcatgtaGCTCTCAAAATAGGTctctaataacaaaagttatcacagagttaggactcaacaacctttattttgagagaGAGGCGCTCCTTCAATGTGTGGGATGGCTAGCTCTTCAAAGGACAGTTTTtggcgctttagctcctgtatctcACACCCTTGCTTCTCCT
The sequence above is drawn from the Arachis hypogaea cultivar Tifrunner chromosome 4, arahy.Tifrunner.gnm2.J5K5, whole genome shotgun sequence genome and encodes:
- the LOC112796902 gene encoding cysteine-rich repeat secretory protein 55, whose product is MYLLLCKTIFLLFLCITFSDAESQDPLGEFCNKETNISIGGKVSSNINNLLSEFVLKTPSTGFLATTFGKEKDQVYGLAQCRGDVSTQDCSICIEDAAKQIRQRCPNQADARIWYDFCFLRYNNKTFAGEVDTSFGIFYYNVENVTDPKTFNSKLGSLMDDIRAQAVVPKQEGLGKGKTKLSPFVTLYALVQCTRDLSEISCAQCLAISVSNFPTFCDNRKGCRVLYSSCYVRYELYPFFFPLDSDNAGVSKKTMRAVVHP